From a single Mus musculus strain C57BL/6J chromosome 12, GRCm38.p6 C57BL/6J genomic region:
- the Gm51999 gene encoding serine/arginine repetitive matrix protein 3, which yields MLAARAERARLGRGSLLGARSRSWGLELIGTLCQTRIAEDACSADNTNSVALRVGGETEAREAASTSGQETPGRATSRLRTGVPPPRVQLGPRPALRAPSPCRCDGSGMRTPAWVVRAGAGTDSPGRARRRAAAAFSAADKVSLAPSGHRSGSRSGRSSPGRAAGGGRGCGRQGCGKRRGMGPERASAGAASSRRPRRSPRPVPPPARLRCGASGPGRAERREIVSTANKKRRHMTRQEEGKRGEGGAERAGETENVGWATPSCGAGPQGGPLARLGSRAPVRHPGTQGSRAGGAWPALSPASGHTGGAAQLATCRRSAFTPAACLTRLESKNKKNYDASEASEGEERRLHFSPTTTAALPRRVQSSSTMYLLPGTKKLIPSLGCLGFGGQEDGRNHQGRGEPQTQRQWVLPSRLG from the coding sequence ATGCTCGCGGCCCGTGCTGAGCGTGCTCGGCTAGGGAGGGGATCTTTGTTAGGCGCCCGTTCGCGGTCCTGGGGTCTGGAGTTGATCGGCACCCTCTGCCAGACTCGAATTGCTGAGGATGCCTGTTCCGCAGACAATACCAACTCTGTCGCTCTCCGAGTCGGAGGGGAAACCGAGGCACGAGAAGCAGCCAGCACGTCGGGGCAGGAAACTCCTGGGCGGGCAACTTCCCGGCTCAGGACTGGGGTCCCCCCACCCCGGGTCCAGCTTGGCCCGCGCCCCGCATTGCGAGCCCCGTCCCCGTGCCGCTGCGACGGCTCTGGAATGCGGACCCCAGCCTGGGTGGTGCGGGCGGGCGCGGGCACCGACTCACCTGGCCGAGCGCGGCGCCGGGCCGCCGCTGCCTTCAGCGCAGCCGACAAAGTTTCGCTGGCGCCCAGCGGGCATCGCTCGGGGTCCCGCAGTGGACGCTCGAGCCCTGGGCGGGCGGCGGGGGGCGGCCGCGGATGCGGGCGACAGGGGTGCGGGAAGCGGCGCGGCATGGGCCCCGAGCGAGCGTCCGCGGGCGCCGCGTCCTCCCGCCGGCCCCGCCGCTCTCCACGCCCCGTCCCGCCTCCCGCTCGCCTCCGCTGCGGCGCGTCGGGGCCGGGGCGCGCCGAGCGGCGAGAAATTGTTTCCACTGCAAACAAAAAAAGGCGACACATgaccaggcaggaggaggggaagcGCGGGGAGGGAGGGGCGGAGAGAGCCGGAGAGACGGAAAACGTGGGCTGGGCGACCCCGAGCTGCGGCGCGGGTCCGCAGGGAGGCCCTTTGGCCAGGCTGGGTTCCCGGGCTCCCGTGCGGCACCCAGGGACCCAGGGGAGCCGGGCAGGTGGCGCGTGGCCGGCCCTCTCCCCTGCTTCAGGCCACACGGGCGGTGCTGCGCAGCTGGCAACGTGTCGCCGCAGCGCTTTTACCCCGGCCGCCTGCCTTACAAGGCtcgaaagtaaaaataaaaagaattacgACGCGAGCGAGGCTTCTGAGGGTGAAGAGAGAAGACTCCACTTCTCTCCAACTACTACTGCAGCACTCCCGAGGCGGGTCCAGTCCTCCTCCACCATGTACCTCTTGCCGGGGACGAAAAAACTGATCCCCAGCCTAGGTTGCCTTGGCTTCGGAGGGCAGGAGGATGGCCGCAACCACCAAGGGAGAGGTGAACCCCAAACGCAACGTCAGTGGGTTCTCCCCAGTAGGCTGGGCTAA